A window from Leptospira wolffii serovar Khorat str. Khorat-H2 encodes these proteins:
- a CDS encoding Ig-like domain-containing protein — translation MISKIILRGSLRFLAFLFLAVSVLDCNAKKDKGWDMSDIFDLGFLSGGRIFGVDPNLQPPYNSVDNDTAVLPVDFGNSAPQAVLFINSLENVDRYKELEIRFSHPMNSATTEVNFSLKTKSGSALPGPDKGGEFYWMSSKKLRFNPYRELKAAETYTLLITSDASTITSESLQTYTVDFRTGGDYNMTNKITQGSVYTLNGTNDMTFDQSAALQLASTFNSPISGENYIQSVKLKKVGSTASVTVCNAPPCSMSSTISLNLNTSAVPPTVGGNTYYYEILTASGKTANKYFSFNYGKLENASQVLPYVANGVMDEAQMLPFLGKAIEKYTTGAFKVLDTAGTPRTFQEFLLGMPDYPKKKFFENNDWTIGEACMRMDGKMSGDANAAAFKNFEYIPVFGSKGGGAGRGYCWVRHPTCVTDNGPPYHPKRRASGQSRDDWWNIYNANNCGQNQNNANYPQACKNLFHWGEAAWSLCHYPTDAKSYKNNGYTSTVFSTFGRPDGDITSAGDDLLDCAFPACFFDSYHIEKIAPGPFSKYSATLNVATGGIADGSAAITLDVYVTDMRLPKSVKCGSNNATYGCAAGVGTQLGNVVADLKVNPGSGNVAPGLGLDLKSRYTEVDLLVVSRFEDWYGAFNGPGALLVFKTTAKLNWDPVVEGALNGTGYDWNNVQLTKPRLALARARNNMSVTSDGLINMTVRTPFTVNDSYFPNNPSVAEILSDTNNFFIRPWANPLKLSLAGLYPGEDNSDFMYTAPMTYIHGSEGFNTVIEALVGSAELSNMANLTVDQVKQIITQYMLRDIVQRIAPNVLNSVIADLRDTGVTITLPDYLPAPLGNFPLTVKFKLNTDATIKHDGTNKGLVTSLDFAFTSGYTPAGGLRTQSGKSGMVTTRNWTAGSPPPSTYQFSQSAANPGFLISMHTDTISQAAFHLWQRRGLDIVLNKTFIDGMNAFAGADPLFALTTSFLKASPLVTILVPGRNKLQGLNVSNQLVPAVKSYDDIDMVMSPIHAPNVKFKPMTSAGVPKMRLYFTEMQLQIIAKKPTSCAGLVDAELTECQADSRPAGLQQTLGTVRISFAADADFRFKMFSNPTSNPNLANLNALQVILDPNNNLDYSVEVLEGATYNPFGLDPDGIKQMISPLVTTLVIPMVNSIMKEIPMPPNITFPKLRNPANTAACAISAKSDKVQFFTLDTPQVADPYLLGGMRFVGQAVTDPASLIVCPP, via the coding sequence TTTCTCATCCCATGAATTCCGCAACGACCGAGGTGAATTTCTCGCTAAAAACCAAATCTGGATCTGCTCTTCCCGGTCCGGACAAAGGCGGTGAATTTTATTGGATGAGCAGCAAAAAACTACGTTTCAATCCTTATCGGGAATTGAAGGCTGCGGAAACCTATACTCTTCTCATCACTTCCGACGCTTCCACGATCACCTCCGAGTCCTTGCAAACCTATACGGTGGATTTCAGGACCGGCGGCGATTATAATATGACGAATAAGATCACACAAGGTTCCGTTTATACTTTGAACGGCACCAACGATATGACTTTCGATCAGTCCGCGGCTTTACAACTCGCATCCACATTCAATAGTCCGATTTCCGGAGAGAATTATATCCAGTCCGTCAAGTTGAAGAAGGTAGGATCGACAGCTTCCGTTACCGTTTGCAACGCTCCTCCTTGTTCCATGTCTTCCACAATCTCGCTGAATCTAAACACTTCCGCAGTTCCTCCTACTGTGGGAGGAAACACTTACTATTACGAGATTCTGACCGCTAGCGGTAAGACAGCGAATAAGTATTTCAGTTTCAACTACGGAAAGTTGGAAAACGCGTCTCAGGTTCTTCCGTACGTCGCGAACGGCGTGATGGACGAGGCGCAAATGCTTCCTTTCTTAGGAAAGGCCATCGAGAAATACACCACAGGCGCCTTCAAGGTGTTGGATACTGCAGGTACTCCTCGTACTTTCCAAGAATTCCTATTGGGAATGCCGGATTATCCTAAGAAGAAATTCTTCGAGAACAACGATTGGACCATCGGCGAAGCTTGCATGAGAATGGACGGAAAAATGTCCGGAGACGCGAACGCCGCCGCATTTAAGAATTTCGAATATATTCCCGTCTTCGGGTCGAAGGGAGGCGGTGCGGGTAGAGGATATTGCTGGGTAAGGCACCCTACCTGTGTTACGGATAATGGACCGCCCTATCATCCTAAGAGAAGGGCGAGCGGACAAAGTAGAGACGACTGGTGGAATATTTATAACGCGAACAATTGCGGGCAAAACCAAAATAACGCGAACTATCCTCAGGCTTGTAAGAATCTATTCCATTGGGGAGAGGCTGCCTGGAGTCTTTGCCATTATCCTACGGACGCCAAATCTTATAAGAATAACGGATATACTTCTACGGTTTTCTCCACATTCGGCAGGCCGGACGGGGATATTACCTCGGCAGGAGACGACTTACTCGATTGTGCTTTTCCTGCTTGTTTCTTCGATTCTTATCATATCGAAAAGATAGCACCTGGGCCTTTCTCCAAATATAGCGCAACCTTGAACGTGGCAACGGGAGGAATTGCAGACGGTAGTGCCGCGATCACCTTGGACGTATATGTTACGGACATGAGACTTCCAAAATCCGTTAAATGCGGATCCAATAACGCTACCTATGGTTGCGCTGCGGGTGTGGGAACTCAATTGGGGAACGTGGTCGCCGATCTAAAAGTGAACCCAGGCTCCGGAAACGTAGCACCCGGATTAGGATTGGATCTGAAATCCAGATATACGGAAGTGGATCTTCTAGTAGTTTCTCGTTTCGAGGATTGGTACGGAGCGTTTAACGGACCGGGAGCCTTACTCGTATTCAAGACTACCGCGAAACTGAACTGGGATCCCGTTGTGGAAGGCGCGTTGAACGGAACTGGATACGACTGGAATAACGTTCAACTTACCAAACCTCGATTGGCCCTGGCTCGTGCCCGGAACAATATGAGCGTAACTTCCGACGGTTTGATCAATATGACCGTCAGAACTCCGTTCACCGTAAACGATTCTTATTTCCCGAATAACCCGAGCGTTGCGGAGATACTATCCGATACGAATAACTTCTTCATTCGTCCATGGGCAAATCCGTTGAAATTATCCTTAGCGGGACTCTATCCCGGCGAAGACAATTCCGACTTCATGTATACGGCGCCTATGACCTATATTCACGGAAGCGAAGGATTCAACACCGTAATCGAGGCATTAGTCGGTTCCGCGGAATTGAGTAATATGGCGAACCTCACGGTGGATCAAGTAAAACAGATCATCACCCAGTATATGTTGAGAGATATCGTGCAAAGAATCGCTCCGAACGTTTTGAACTCCGTCATCGCCGACTTGAGAGACACAGGTGTGACCATCACTTTGCCGGATTATCTACCCGCTCCTCTCGGAAATTTCCCACTTACGGTGAAATTCAAACTGAATACCGACGCTACGATCAAACACGACGGAACGAATAAGGGCCTTGTGACTTCTCTCGACTTCGCATTTACGAGCGGATATACACCGGCTGGCGGTCTTAGGACCCAATCCGGAAAGAGCGGAATGGTTACCACAAGGAACTGGACCGCAGGAAGTCCTCCGCCTTCCACCTATCAATTCAGTCAGTCGGCAGCCAATCCGGGGTTCTTGATTTCCATGCATACGGATACGATTTCCCAAGCCGCTTTCCATCTATGGCAGAGAAGGGGACTGGATATCGTGTTGAATAAAACCTTCATCGACGGTATGAACGCGTTTGCAGGAGCGGATCCTCTATTCGCACTGACCACTTCCTTCCTGAAGGCTTCTCCTCTTGTGACGATTTTAGTGCCGGGAAGAAATAAGCTGCAAGGCTTGAACGTGAGTAATCAGCTCGTTCCCGCCGTGAAATCCTACGATGATATAGATATGGTCATGTCTCCGATCCATGCGCCTAACGTGAAATTCAAGCCAATGACTTCGGCAGGAGTTCCTAAGATGAGATTGTATTTCACGGAAATGCAATTACAGATCATCGCTAAGAAACCGACCAGTTGTGCGGGACTCGTGGATGCGGAATTAACCGAATGCCAAGCGGATTCGAGACCTGCGGGATTGCAGCAGACTCTGGGAACGGTTCGAATCAGTTTCGCCGCAGACGCGGATTTCCGTTTCAAAATGTTCTCCAATCCAACCAGCAATCCGAACTTAGCCAACCTGAACGCTCTGCAGGTGATCTTGGATCCGAATAATAACCTGGATTATTCCGTGGAAGTATTGGAAGGGGCCACCTACAATCCGTTCGGTTTGGATCCGGACGGAATCAAGCAAATGATCTCTCCTTTGGTGACCACACTCGTGATTCCTATGGTGAACAGTATCATGAAGGAAATTCCTATGCCGCCGAACATTACCTTCCCGAAATTGCGTAACCCCGCGAACACAGCAGCTTGCGCGATCAGCGCGAAAAGCGATAAGGTACAGTTCTTTACTCTAGATACTCCTCAAGTAGCAGATCCGTATCTTTTGGGAGGAATGAGATTCGTAGGCCAAGCGGTAACGGATCCCGCCTCTTTGATTGTCTGCCCCCCTTAA
- a CDS encoding BTAD domain-containing putative transcriptional regulator: MTYYQLSCYLVVTVLVYRTFHNLVLYFKNRKQVYLLHFALLQVTYGAYLFCFTQTINAEGAEKALVWERMENVFVPIFATFIALFINSYKRIFSRDFIYLYVIMNLLLAGVITQDPTAYTMSVSHPRIFPALGIIIYETDQPAIVQYVFLCGITLIIWCLIKVMTQFLRNRFRNRFLLYGLILFFSSVILDILVASNIIEIPYTSHFSFLFLMFSVDSFLTVNKSEREVRIEFKESIAKWISKPEVASFADAKTASRSDDSDRKIAKGKAANSKKLRIKVLGPLELDLDGKKIPAAEYSSKKKLLKLIKLLTVRFGKGIHKEELLENLWPGMSEKNALNSLHALLFRLRKILGNPEAIVFAEDRLYFHTELVEADFVEFEQEFENAGKLFRNRKEDEAVASYRKAQELYKGDFFEFDLYFPESELKREYLRKNLIEIYRILCESSQKTGDATALLSDSESWIRLDDLDERAWRFHFESLQLLDRKNEALRKFEDMKKILKKELGVDPDQETVTLIEKIRVASPVN; encoded by the coding sequence ATGACGTACTACCAGCTCTCTTGTTATTTGGTCGTGACGGTTTTAGTTTACCGTACCTTCCATAATTTGGTTCTCTATTTTAAGAACCGGAAGCAGGTGTATCTACTTCACTTCGCCTTATTGCAAGTTACATACGGCGCTTACTTATTCTGTTTCACTCAGACTATCAATGCGGAAGGCGCAGAGAAAGCCTTGGTTTGGGAAAGAATGGAGAACGTTTTTGTTCCCATATTTGCCACATTTATAGCATTGTTTATCAATAGTTACAAGAGAATTTTCAGCAGAGATTTCATTTATCTTTATGTGATAATGAATCTTCTCTTAGCCGGAGTGATCACTCAGGATCCCACCGCTTATACGATGAGCGTATCGCATCCTAGGATATTCCCGGCGTTAGGCATCATCATCTACGAGACGGACCAACCGGCAATTGTACAATACGTATTTCTATGCGGGATCACTCTGATCATTTGGTGTTTGATCAAGGTAATGACCCAATTCTTAAGGAATCGCTTCCGCAATCGGTTTTTACTCTACGGACTCATACTATTCTTCTCGAGCGTGATCCTGGATATACTAGTTGCAAGTAATATCATCGAAATCCCATACACCTCCCATTTCAGCTTTTTATTTCTCATGTTCTCCGTGGATAGTTTTCTAACGGTCAATAAGTCGGAGAGGGAAGTCCGGATCGAATTCAAGGAATCCATAGCAAAATGGATTTCCAAGCCAGAAGTGGCTTCGTTTGCGGACGCCAAGACAGCGAGTCGATCGGATGATTCCGATAGGAAGATTGCAAAAGGAAAGGCAGCGAATTCCAAGAAATTGAGGATCAAGGTCTTGGGTCCTCTGGAATTGGATCTGGACGGGAAAAAGATTCCCGCTGCAGAATACTCCAGTAAGAAAAAGCTCTTAAAACTCATTAAACTACTCACGGTTCGATTCGGCAAAGGGATCCATAAGGAAGAACTCTTGGAGAACCTTTGGCCGGGAATGTCCGAGAAGAATGCGCTGAATAGCCTACATGCGCTCCTATTCCGACTTCGTAAAATTCTAGGAAACCCGGAAGCGATCGTCTTCGCCGAGGATCGTTTGTATTTTCATACGGAACTTGTAGAGGCGGATTTCGTTGAGTTCGAACAAGAGTTCGAAAATGCGGGTAAACTATTTAGAAATCGCAAGGAAGACGAGGCAGTTGCAAGCTATAGAAAGGCCCAGGAATTGTACAAAGGCGACTTCTTCGAATTCGATCTATACTTTCCGGAATCGGAATTGAAGAGAGAATATCTGAGAAAGAATCTGATCGAAATCTATAGGATTTTATGCGAATCCTCGCAAAAAACGGGGGATGCGACCGCTTTACTCTCGGACTCGGAGAGTTGGATTCGTTTGGACGATTTGGACGAGAGAGCCTGGCGTTTCCATTTCGAATCCTTACAATTATTGGATCGTAAGAACGAAGCACTACGTAAGTTCGAAGATATGAAGAAGATTCTAAAAAAAGAACTAGGTGTGGATCCGGACCAAGAGACGGTTACATTGATCGAAAAGATCCGGGTTGCTTCTCCTGTGAACTGA
- a CDS encoding putative solute-binding protein, giving the protein MKKFLIPTAIILSAWISTGIRSLDAAETVDRSMCVFDPSGAHGDLFKAAQRYQAQALSWGIRLELKAYTDEVVANSDFKAGKCSMALLTSLRVRGYVHESGSIEAIGALPSYDLLRKTIEALSNPKVRELNTDGDYETMAMFPGGAVYLLLRDKNLKDIKDLAGKKIATLTYDQAATTMVDIVGASMVPAEIATFAGIFNNGRADACYSPAIGIKPLELMKGISPNGGIVRFPIGQLTFQVVARHKDFPDGFGNTSRAWAATQFESMLSLTKKAEQEIPAKYWLEVPKDLQKNYFEKFREVRIKLRDKKVYHPTILKLMKRVRCSVDKEASECSDNLE; this is encoded by the coding sequence ATGAAGAAGTTTCTCATACCGACGGCAATTATTCTATCGGCATGGATTTCTACGGGGATCCGATCCTTGGATGCGGCGGAAACCGTGGATAGATCCATGTGCGTATTCGATCCATCCGGAGCTCACGGGGACCTTTTCAAAGCGGCGCAAAGATACCAAGCTCAAGCATTGTCTTGGGGAATCCGTTTGGAGTTGAAGGCATACACGGACGAGGTAGTTGCCAATTCGGATTTCAAGGCGGGAAAATGCAGTATGGCACTCTTGACCTCGCTTAGAGTAAGAGGATATGTGCATGAGTCCGGTTCCATCGAGGCTATCGGCGCATTGCCGAGCTACGATCTTTTGCGTAAGACCATCGAGGCTCTTTCTAATCCTAAGGTTCGGGAACTGAATACCGACGGGGATTATGAAACCATGGCTATGTTTCCCGGAGGAGCGGTCTATCTGCTTTTGAGAGATAAAAACTTGAAAGATATCAAGGATTTGGCGGGGAAAAAGATCGCCACACTGACTTATGACCAAGCTGCAACCACTATGGTGGATATCGTTGGCGCTTCCATGGTTCCTGCAGAAATCGCGACCTTTGCAGGGATCTTTAATAACGGAAGAGCGGACGCATGTTATTCTCCCGCGATAGGAATCAAACCCTTGGAGCTGATGAAGGGTATTTCGCCTAATGGCGGGATCGTTCGTTTCCCTATTGGACAATTGACCTTCCAGGTCGTCGCACGTCACAAGGACTTTCCGGACGGTTTCGGAAACACTTCCAGAGCTTGGGCGGCAACCCAGTTCGAATCCATGCTTTCTCTCACCAAAAAGGCAGAGCAGGAGATTCCCGCCAAATATTGGTTGGAAGTTCCTAAGGACCTTCAGAAGAATTATTTCGAAAAATTTAGGGAAGTTCGTATCAAATTGAGAGATAAGAAGGTATACCATCCTACCATCCTCAAGTTGATGAAAAGGGTTCGTTGCTCCGTGGATAAGGAAGCCTCCGAGTGTTCGGACAATCTTGAGTAA
- a CDS encoding TRAP transporter large permease subunit, whose protein sequence is MWRNIVSWAVLFFLFVPLVQSGSQLIQARLLGLGGSIWPNYAMIRNVCVVDPSAATEEKAVVSDADMAALDELGLGDDNAKAAEAAPTGPTETQIELAKLATSLTWAQSTYCGIERRLSWITISAIDYIPMTMVVLLLVAGTVSTTRRYHIALRNPENSKEEKFAEYSQILANTIVLVSAAFMYPLQKGVEAQIQVLWIFGMALLAGLNFYNLKNPVFRQGEGRQNTKLSNALLCIPLYCWMAIVCGLYFFVLEHHPAGLAIYLQKLTAHATLYIQIGLYVWTGILLRDTSLGRRFFDLLKPWKLPSELLAVIIVVVAALPTAYSGASGIVVLALGATVFTELRRAGATQERALAATAMSGSLGVVLPPCLLVVIVASLNLDVTTDELFYWGWRVFAVSSTLFLIVSWFTRTESWKIKPESGAFGKSWQAFKPFGIYMLVSVAIVLAIVLGLGTHFDEHTAPYILPIAMLALLSIDYKISKREHAVAGSVHAQEEVKLSRTSYDAGSHLGALLLLMGLSACMGGVFERSEVINLFPTHLGSPISAMIILTVALVIIGMLMDPYGAVILVSVTLYPIAKANGIHPLNFWMTALVSFELGYLTPPVALNHLLTKHVVREQLVEDPSLEGKGFFARHEHIIIPIIVLSLTLLVTAFGPILYSYYSA, encoded by the coding sequence ATGTGGAGAAATATCGTTTCCTGGGCCGTATTATTCTTTCTTTTCGTTCCTCTCGTACAGAGCGGGAGCCAGCTGATTCAGGCCAGACTTTTAGGCTTAGGGGGAAGTATTTGGCCTAACTACGCGATGATTCGCAATGTGTGCGTTGTCGACCCAAGCGCCGCAACCGAGGAGAAGGCGGTAGTAAGCGATGCGGATATGGCCGCTCTCGATGAACTCGGATTAGGCGACGATAACGCTAAGGCGGCGGAGGCCGCTCCTACGGGACCGACTGAGACTCAAATAGAGCTCGCGAAACTCGCCACCAGCCTGACCTGGGCCCAATCTACCTATTGCGGGATCGAGAGGCGTTTGTCATGGATTACGATTTCGGCGATCGATTATATCCCGATGACCATGGTGGTCCTACTCTTGGTCGCAGGAACCGTTTCGACGACCAGAAGATACCATATCGCTTTACGAAATCCCGAAAATTCCAAAGAGGAAAAATTCGCGGAGTATAGCCAGATTCTTGCCAATACGATCGTTCTTGTTTCCGCAGCATTCATGTATCCCTTACAGAAAGGCGTGGAGGCTCAGATTCAGGTCCTGTGGATATTCGGGATGGCTCTTTTAGCCGGATTAAATTTCTATAATTTAAAAAATCCTGTTTTTAGACAGGGAGAAGGCAGGCAAAATACCAAGCTTTCCAACGCCTTACTTTGTATCCCTTTGTATTGCTGGATGGCGATCGTATGCGGTCTGTATTTCTTCGTTCTGGAACACCACCCGGCCGGTCTTGCCATCTATCTGCAGAAATTAACGGCTCACGCGACTCTGTACATTCAGATCGGTCTGTACGTTTGGACGGGAATTCTGCTAAGAGATACTTCCTTAGGTAGAAGATTTTTCGATCTTCTTAAGCCTTGGAAATTACCTTCGGAATTATTGGCGGTGATCATCGTGGTGGTGGCAGCGCTTCCTACCGCATATAGCGGAGCTTCCGGAATCGTGGTGCTCGCGTTGGGAGCCACCGTATTTACGGAATTGCGTAGAGCGGGGGCCACTCAGGAAAGAGCCCTGGCAGCGACCGCAATGTCGGGAAGCTTGGGGGTGGTTCTTCCTCCATGTTTACTCGTGGTGATCGTGGCTTCCTTGAATTTGGACGTTACGACCGACGAGCTATTCTATTGGGGTTGGAGAGTGTTTGCGGTTTCTTCCACTTTATTTCTGATCGTGAGTTGGTTTACTAGGACCGAGTCTTGGAAGATCAAGCCTGAGTCCGGAGCTTTCGGAAAATCTTGGCAAGCGTTCAAACCCTTCGGGATCTATATGCTCGTTTCCGTTGCTATCGTTCTTGCGATCGTATTGGGACTTGGAACTCATTTCGACGAGCATACCGCGCCTTATATTCTGCCGATCGCTATGCTTGCCTTGCTTTCCATAGATTATAAAATTTCTAAGAGAGAGCATGCTGTGGCTGGGTCGGTTCATGCGCAGGAAGAAGTGAAACTTTCCCGTACATCCTACGATGCAGGTTCCCATTTGGGAGCGTTGTTGCTGCTCATGGGATTATCCGCCTGTATGGGAGGGGTATTCGAAAGATCGGAAGTGATCAATCTGTTCCCGACTCATCTGGGGTCGCCGATTTCGGCTATGATCATTTTGACTGTGGCCTTAGTCATCATAGGAATGCTTATGGATCCTTACGGTGCGGTGATTCTCGTTTCGGTTACCTTGTATCCGATCGCGAAGGCAAACGGGATCCATCCTCTGAATTTCTGGATGACCGCTTTGGTTTCCTTCGAGTTGGGATATCTGACTCCTCCTGTAGCCCTCAATCACTTGTTAACCAAACACGTGGTTCGAGAACAGTTGGTCGAGGATCCGAGTCTGGAAGGAAAGGGGTTCTTTGCGAGACACGAACATATCATTATTCCGATCATTGTCTTGAGTTTGACGTTACTCGTGACCGCATTCGGACCGATTTTGTATAGTTACTACTCGGCTTAA
- a CDS encoding inorganic phosphate transporter, whose translation MDIFLIIVVIMAVLGVMDLLVGVSNDAVNFTNSAIGARAGSRRLILIVSAIGILLGALSSNGMMEVARKGIFHPEFFTLGELMFLFLAVMVSDILLLDLYNTLGLPTSTTVSLVFELLGAALVLAILKTDSLNSAFTIINSESALKIIFGIVLSVITAFFAGMILMFFFRLIFSFKLEKTFPWFGGLFSGLATTVVIFFVLLTAMKGSTFLSKELVSYIQGNFGNILLLSFAGFSLFFQALIFFRINVLKIIVLLGTAALAMAFASNDLVNFIGVPIASLQTHGLIQSANGDASTLAAGLGKEVFTDNRLLIGAALVMILALFKSKKAETVTRTEVSLGSHGETVESYQSSLVARVFVQIAVGIYEPVRRILPYSFRNWIGSRFKKSGTVELVRIHESDAFDLLRASVNILIASALILIGTIEKLPLSTTFVTFMVAMGTSLADGAWQKENALSRVSGVLTVVGGWFMTAVFASITGGLLAASFYYFHFIAVTVVLAAALFLVLAFNRLHKKRKADYEEDLEKLIVLNKHPDKALSKSVSSLLANLILAKKAMNTLCSGYIGGKKKDFKQAKKILKNLKKGYETSLSGFLSLVDKHFDEADYQAIHPFTNAIGYIDRITENLENVLRTSTDKIDRFQTGLTKDEREDLKELRKLAEDMFELLADSDKVPGLLEKARSKKRTKELADIKVRIYKNQMKRIRKGDSRLKSSVAYFVVVEELLDINENLVSMAEELVWVLPWVESKKKQFQKKNAANKLEFPDQKEKKKKNK comes from the coding sequence ATGGATATCTTCTTAATCATCGTAGTGATCATGGCTGTACTTGGAGTCATGGACCTACTCGTCGGAGTCTCCAACGATGCGGTAAACTTTACGAATTCTGCGATAGGCGCCCGTGCGGGTTCCCGTAGATTGATCCTAATCGTCTCGGCAATCGGGATTCTTTTGGGGGCCTTGAGCTCCAACGGCATGATGGAGGTGGCCCGCAAAGGAATCTTCCACCCCGAATTCTTCACGCTGGGAGAATTGATGTTTCTCTTTCTGGCGGTAATGGTCTCGGATATTCTTCTTTTAGATCTCTATAATACTTTAGGACTTCCTACATCCACTACGGTTTCTTTGGTATTCGAATTACTGGGAGCGGCTCTCGTTCTTGCGATCCTAAAAACCGACTCTTTGAACTCGGCATTCACGATCATCAACTCCGAATCCGCCTTAAAGATCATTTTCGGAATCGTGCTATCGGTTATCACCGCATTCTTCGCGGGAATGATCCTAATGTTCTTCTTCCGATTGATTTTCAGTTTTAAATTGGAAAAGACCTTTCCTTGGTTCGGCGGACTCTTTTCGGGGCTTGCGACTACCGTGGTCATATTCTTCGTTCTATTGACCGCTATGAAAGGTTCTACCTTCCTAAGTAAGGAACTCGTTTCCTATATCCAAGGGAATTTCGGCAATATTCTACTCTTAAGTTTCGCCGGTTTCTCCCTATTCTTCCAGGCGTTGATTTTTTTCAGAATAAACGTTTTGAAGATCATCGTATTATTGGGAACTGCGGCACTCGCTATGGCGTTTGCGAGTAACGACTTGGTGAATTTCATAGGAGTTCCTATAGCGAGTTTACAAACCCACGGACTCATCCAATCCGCAAACGGAGATGCAAGTACGCTCGCTGCCGGATTAGGCAAAGAGGTCTTTACAGATAATCGTCTACTGATCGGAGCCGCCCTCGTTATGATCCTGGCTCTTTTCAAATCCAAAAAGGCGGAGACAGTCACAAGAACCGAGGTGAGCTTAGGATCCCACGGAGAGACTGTGGAAAGTTATCAATCCAGCCTGGTCGCGAGAGTCTTTGTTCAGATTGCGGTAGGCATTTACGAACCTGTGAGAAGGATTCTTCCCTATTCTTTCCGGAATTGGATCGGTTCCAGATTTAAGAAATCCGGAACCGTGGAACTCGTGAGAATTCATGAGAGCGACGCATTCGATCTGCTAAGAGCCTCTGTAAATATACTCATAGCTTCCGCTTTGATTCTGATAGGAACCATAGAAAAACTTCCTTTATCGACTACGTTCGTAACTTTTATGGTCGCGATGGGAACTTCCTTAGCCGACGGGGCTTGGCAAAAGGAGAATGCGCTCAGTCGGGTCAGCGGAGTATTGACGGTCGTAGGCGGATGGTTCATGACTGCAGTCTTTGCATCCATTACGGGCGGACTACTCGCAGCTTCCTTCTATTATTTCCATTTCATAGCTGTAACGGTCGTTCTTGCCGCCGCTCTATTTTTGGTTCTCGCCTTCAATCGACTCCATAAGAAAAGAAAGGCGGATTACGAAGAGGATCTGGAAAAGCTGATCGTTTTGAATAAGCATCCGGACAAGGCTCTTTCCAAATCCGTTTCTTCCCTTTTAGCAAATCTGATACTTGCAAAAAAAGCGATGAATACTCTTTGCTCCGGATATATAGGAGGGAAGAAGAAGGATTTCAAACAGGCCAAAAAGATCCTGAAAAATTTGAAGAAAGGTTACGAGACCTCCCTCTCCGGCTTCCTATCGTTAGTCGATAAACATTTCGACGAAGCGGATTACCAAGCAATTCATCCATTTACGAATGCGATCGGCTACATAGACCGAATCACGGAAAATTTGGAGAATGTGCTGCGGACATCCACGGACAAGATAGACCGTTTCCAAACGGGACTCACTAAGGACGAGAGAGAGGATCTGAAAGAACTCAGAAAATTGGCGGAGGACATGTTCGAACTCTTGGCGGATTCGGATAAGGTCCCGGGGCTTCTCGAAAAAGCCAGATCCAAGAAAAGGACCAAAGAACTCGCCGACATAAAGGTTCGGATTTACAAAAACCAAATGAAGAGAATCCGAAAAGGAGACAGCAGGCTCAAATCCAGCGTGGCTTACTTCGTAGTGGTCGAAGAACTTTTGGATATCAACGAGAATTTAGTGAGTATGGCGGAGGAATTGGTATGGGTCCTGCCTTGGGTCGAATCCAAGAAGAAACAATTCCAAAAGAAAAATGCGGCAAATAAATTGGAATTTCCCGACCAAAAAGAGAAGAAAAAGAAGAATAAATAA
- a CDS encoding RNA recognition motif domain-containing protein, whose amino-acid sequence MKISVGNLPQEMTEEDLGKLFSKYGKAEHISIKKDKLTGRSLGYGSLEMEDAAGKKALEGLNKHEISGKAITVVDAEEWKKEFDKKQSVKGEPGQTKVHSSQTNKGGFSGSGIRRTGGRGK is encoded by the coding sequence ATGAAAATTTCCGTAGGCAATCTTCCCCAAGAAATGACGGAAGAAGATTTGGGAAAATTATTCTCGAAATATGGAAAGGCCGAACATATTTCCATCAAGAAGGACAAGTTGACCGGGCGCTCTCTCGGATACGGTTCCTTAGAAATGGAAGACGCAGCCGGTAAGAAGGCGCTAGAAGGTTTGAACAAGCATGAGATTTCCGGAAAAGCAATCACCGTGGTCGACGCGGAAGAATGGAAAAAGGAATTCGACAAAAAGCAATCCGTAAAAGGAGAGCCGGGTCAAACGAAAGTGCACTCAAGCCAAACCAATAAAGGCGGATTCAGCGGATCCGGAATCAGAAGAACGGGAGGACGAGGAAAATGA